A region of Subdoligranulum variabile DNA encodes the following proteins:
- a CDS encoding glycoside hydrolase family 3 C-terminal domain-containing protein, translating into MNATVEELVQALTLEEKAGLCSGADFWHTKAVERLGIPAMMVSDGPHGLRTQKPGSDSPNDSIEAVCYPAGCAAAASFDPALTRRLGAALGREARASGVGVVLGPAINIKRSPLCGRNFEYYSEDPFLAGELAAGFIQGVQSEGVGACPKHFAANSQETRRMTADSRMDERTLREIYLPAFETAVKDGKPWTLMCSYNRVNGTYASEHPLLLSEILREEWGFTGFTMSDWGAVNDRVRGVAAGLDLEMPGSGGVNDQKIVEAVRSGALDEAVLDQAVTRILNIVLRAADLAKTPAVFDRAADHALAVALAKESAVLVQNLGALPLREGQRVAYIGAFAETPRYQGGGSSHVNTQAAVGALFTARARERMVSYVEGFPADRDQRDEEEFLRAVSAAEEADVAVIFAGLPEIFESEGADRRHMRLPDCQNNLIARVAAVQKNTVVVLHTGAPVECPWAGDVSAVLCMYLAGEGIGEATDALLWGEANPCGRLPETWPLRLEDTPCYLDYPGDGITADYREGVYVGYRWYDGRRMPVRWPFGHGLSYTGFVYRDAALDTPTLTEDGSVTLRVKVRNSGALAGAEVVQLYVSDATGTPAAGGRVVQALRGFQKVWLEAGQECEVSFTITARDLSRYSEELHDWYAAPGRYELRLGHSSRDIRTTVPLQFSTQRHLPLTVDENTPLGLLLADPRTAEPVRQMLAANSQAMANGGGDGLMPPDAVAQMLDAMPLRGLVNFGGPEAAAALPALLDTLRKAAES; encoded by the coding sequence ATGAACGCTACGGTGGAAGAACTGGTTCAGGCCCTGACGTTGGAGGAAAAGGCCGGCCTGTGTTCCGGTGCGGATTTCTGGCATACCAAGGCGGTGGAGCGGCTGGGCATTCCGGCCATGATGGTGTCCGACGGCCCCCACGGGCTGCGCACCCAGAAGCCCGGCAGCGACAGCCCCAACGACAGTATCGAGGCGGTCTGCTATCCCGCCGGCTGTGCAGCTGCCGCCAGCTTTGACCCTGCGCTGACCCGACGCCTGGGCGCTGCTTTGGGCCGGGAGGCCCGGGCCTCCGGTGTGGGGGTGGTGCTGGGGCCGGCCATCAACATCAAGCGCAGTCCGCTGTGCGGCCGCAATTTTGAATATTACAGCGAGGACCCGTTCCTGGCCGGAGAGCTGGCCGCCGGATTCATTCAGGGCGTCCAGAGCGAAGGGGTAGGCGCCTGCCCCAAGCATTTTGCCGCCAACAGCCAGGAGACCCGCCGCATGACGGCGGACAGCCGGATGGACGAGCGGACGCTGCGGGAGATCTATCTGCCCGCCTTTGAGACGGCGGTGAAAGACGGCAAGCCCTGGACGCTGATGTGCAGCTACAACCGGGTGAACGGCACCTATGCCAGCGAGCACCCGCTGCTGCTCAGCGAGATCCTGCGGGAGGAGTGGGGCTTTACCGGCTTCACCATGTCGGACTGGGGAGCCGTCAATGACCGGGTGCGCGGTGTAGCGGCCGGCCTGGACCTGGAGATGCCGGGTTCCGGCGGCGTGAACGATCAGAAGATTGTAGAAGCCGTGCGCAGCGGTGCCCTGGATGAGGCGGTGCTGGACCAGGCGGTAACCCGCATTCTGAATATCGTGCTGCGGGCGGCGGATCTGGCCAAAACGCCGGCGGTGTTTGACCGGGCAGCGGACCATGCTCTGGCGGTGGCCCTGGCCAAGGAGAGTGCCGTGCTGGTGCAGAACCTGGGCGCGCTGCCGCTGCGCGAAGGACAGCGGGTGGCCTATATCGGAGCCTTTGCCGAGACCCCGCGCTACCAGGGCGGCGGTTCCAGCCACGTAAACACCCAGGCTGCCGTGGGCGCCCTTTTCACCGCCCGGGCCAGGGAACGGATGGTCTCCTACGTGGAAGGCTTCCCCGCCGACCGCGACCAACGGGACGAGGAGGAATTCCTGCGGGCGGTCAGTGCCGCCGAGGAAGCCGACGTGGCGGTCATCTTTGCGGGGCTGCCGGAAATCTTTGAGAGCGAGGGCGCCGACCGCCGCCACATGCGGCTGCCGGACTGCCAGAACAACCTGATCGCCCGGGTGGCCGCCGTACAGAAGAACACCGTGGTGGTGCTGCACACCGGTGCGCCGGTGGAATGCCCCTGGGCGGGAGATGTGTCCGCCGTGCTGTGCATGTATCTGGCCGGGGAGGGCATCGGCGAAGCCACCGACGCCCTGCTTTGGGGCGAAGCCAATCCCTGCGGCCGCCTGCCGGAGACCTGGCCCCTGCGACTGGAGGACACCCCCTGCTATTTGGATTACCCCGGTGACGGCATCACTGCCGACTACCGGGAGGGGGTCTACGTGGGCTACCGCTGGTACGACGGACGGCGGATGCCGGTGCGCTGGCCTTTCGGCCACGGCCTGAGCTATACGGGCTTTGTCTACCGGGACGCCGCGCTGGACACCCCCACCCTCACCGAGGACGGCAGCGTCACACTGCGGGTCAAGGTGCGCAACAGCGGGGCCCTGGCCGGGGCCGAGGTGGTGCAGCTCTACGTCAGCGACGCCACCGGCACGCCGGCAGCGGGCGGCCGGGTGGTACAGGCCTTGCGGGGCTTCCAGAAAGTATGGCTGGAAGCCGGTCAGGAATGTGAGGTCAGCTTTACCATCACTGCCCGGGACCTGAGCCGTTACAGCGAGGAACTGCACGACTGGTACGCCGCACCGGGCCGGTACGAGCTGCGCCTGGGCCATTCCAGCCGGGACATCCGCACCACGGTGCCGCTGCAGTTTTCCACCCAACGGCACCTGCCGTTGACGGTGGACGAAAATACCCCGCTGGGTCTGCTGCTGGCCGATCCGCGCACGGCAGAGCCGGTGCGGCAAATGCTGGCAGCCAACAGCCAGGC